One part of the Flavobacterium johnsoniae UW101 genome encodes these proteins:
- a CDS encoding RagB/SusD family nutrient uptake outer membrane protein: MKNINFLFVLIFGLSLGLTSCEDFLEENVKDQVSVDYIYNSPAGLEVGVNALYNQMRFYNLPSGDNSDLWANVFFMVATDLGLHRTWNTPYGTGHNPQSYTGSKWIQGYKIIDRCSAIITSARTIKMDENAKKRLVAQARVIRGELYLDLKQMYGGILIDTIPTTPQNINDPVEYKVASDADVYRLIDADLDYAIANLPFKVDPGRYGQGVARHIRGKSALWQEDWTEAAAQFDAIINDGTHGLVALVDVWGQNANHKESLFTYQKDFLLGPEDGLAGGGGSWLSSVFTHRTYELNANELIQDVAYGGQALGWFYPNNYLKSLYDQANDLRFKTYYYSDNYQDYKINVPGNPKFGQPITNPAIAAPNGNYRAWHWSLKKYHDTEKLPMTSNSYKDYMYYRLAETYLLASEAHHNLGNDTKALAYLNKVRRRGYTGNPESTVTTFDLTAWTLNNYLDESARELAFENNRWFLLKRLGLLVERQNLYFRSSPSGTISGEVPLKMTPAMVNMPIPQSQIDLMGKPEGFNVGYN, from the coding sequence ATGAAAAATATAAATTTTCTATTTGTTTTGATATTCGGACTTTCTTTAGGACTTACTTCATGCGAAGATTTTCTGGAAGAAAACGTAAAAGATCAGGTTTCTGTAGATTATATCTACAATTCTCCTGCAGGATTAGAAGTAGGAGTAAATGCACTTTACAACCAAATGCGTTTTTATAATCTGCCGTCTGGCGATAACAGCGATTTGTGGGCGAATGTTTTCTTTATGGTCGCAACTGATTTAGGATTGCACAGAACCTGGAATACACCTTACGGAACAGGACATAATCCGCAGTCATATACAGGCTCAAAATGGATTCAGGGCTATAAAATTATTGATAGATGTTCGGCAATTATTACATCGGCAAGAACTATAAAAATGGATGAAAATGCCAAAAAAAGATTAGTAGCGCAGGCACGCGTTATTAGAGGAGAATTGTATCTGGATTTAAAACAAATGTATGGAGGTATTTTAATTGATACTATCCCAACAACTCCTCAAAACATCAATGATCCGGTAGAATATAAAGTAGCCAGCGATGCTGATGTATATCGATTAATCGATGCTGATTTAGACTATGCGATTGCCAATCTTCCTTTTAAAGTAGATCCGGGACGTTATGGTCAGGGAGTTGCGAGACACATTCGCGGAAAAAGCGCATTATGGCAGGAAGACTGGACAGAAGCTGCAGCACAATTTGACGCCATTATTAACGACGGAACACATGGTTTAGTGGCTCTTGTTGATGTTTGGGGACAAAATGCCAATCATAAAGAATCTCTTTTTACTTATCAAAAAGACTTTTTATTAGGACCGGAAGATGGGTTAGCTGGCGGCGGCGGTTCGTGGTTAAGCAGCGTTTTTACACACAGAACTTACGAATTAAACGCAAACGAACTAATTCAGGATGTGGCTTATGGAGGTCAGGCTTTAGGATGGTTTTATCCAAATAATTACTTGAAATCACTTTACGATCAGGCAAACGATCTTCGATTCAAAACTTATTATTATTCAGATAATTATCAAGATTATAAAATCAATGTTCCGGGAAATCCAAAATTTGGACAGCCAATTACCAATCCGGCTATTGCTGCACCAAATGGAAATTACAGAGCATGGCATTGGAGTTTGAAAAAATACCATGATACAGAAAAACTGCCAATGACCTCAAACAGTTACAAAGATTATATGTATTACAGACTGGCAGAAACGTATCTGCTGGCATCAGAAGCACATCATAATTTAGGCAACGATACAAAAGCATTAGCATATTTAAACAAAGTAAGAAGAAGAGGTTATACAGGAAATCCTGAAAGCACCGTAACCACTTTTGATTTGACTGCCTGGACTTTAAACAACTATTTAGACGAATCGGCAAGAGAATTAGCTTTTGAAAACAACAGATGGTTCTTGTTAAAAAGATTAGGGCTTTTGGTAGAAAGACAAAATTTATATTTCCGTTCAAGCCCGTCTGGAACTATTTCGGGAGAAGTACCTTTAAAAATGACACCGGCAATGGTAAACATGCCAATTCCGCAGAGCCAGATAGATTTAATGGGAAAACCAGAAGGATTTAATGTTGGATACAATTAA
- a CDS encoding endo-1,4-beta-xylanase: MKSKQYILGVLTALLFASCSNDEKVVLKYADEGDSGNPNPITQTLKEKAKFKIGAAVKMKDLQNEANYKNAVLKHYNQITAEFEMKMASIWTSSTAYNYTAADYLVGFAQDNKMEVHGHTLVWYDSFPEWFKKAQYDSIAFEAKVKVYITDVVGRYKGKVKSWDVVNEVFADGGAMRNETVINSLFKDPIGFYGRCFRYAKAADPDAKLFYNDYSVVLDAGKRASIKKMVARFKANGVPIDGLGDQFHYATDTNRQTMKTGFTDLASTGLLIHISELDIKVNTGKSDSYVFNDVENQKQAETYKYITTMYEELPQTQKFAISTWGVTDKYTWLTSFWHSKEYPLLLDADYNKKPAYQGFLDGLK; encoded by the coding sequence ATGAAAAGTAAACAATATATTTTAGGAGTATTAACCGCTTTGCTGTTTGCCTCTTGCAGCAACGATGAAAAAGTAGTTTTGAAATATGCAGATGAAGGCGATTCAGGCAATCCGAATCCGATTACGCAGACTTTAAAAGAAAAAGCAAAATTTAAAATTGGAGCTGCTGTAAAAATGAAAGATCTCCAAAACGAAGCCAATTATAAAAATGCTGTTTTAAAACATTACAATCAGATTACAGCCGAATTTGAAATGAAAATGGCAAGCATCTGGACATCTTCAACAGCATATAATTATACTGCAGCGGATTATTTAGTAGGATTTGCCCAAGATAATAAGATGGAAGTTCACGGACATACTTTGGTTTGGTACGATTCATTTCCGGAATGGTTTAAAAAAGCCCAATACGATTCGATTGCATTTGAAGCCAAAGTAAAAGTCTACATTACTGATGTCGTAGGACGCTACAAAGGAAAAGTAAAAAGCTGGGATGTTGTTAATGAAGTTTTTGCAGACGGCGGTGCCATGAGAAACGAAACGGTTATCAATTCACTGTTTAAAGATCCAATTGGATTTTACGGAAGATGTTTTCGCTATGCAAAAGCTGCAGATCCTGATGCTAAATTATTTTACAACGATTACAGCGTAGTTCTGGATGCAGGAAAAAGAGCCTCAATCAAAAAAATGGTAGCAAGATTCAAGGCAAACGGAGTACCAATTGACGGTTTAGGAGATCAGTTTCATTATGCCACAGATACCAACAGGCAAACGATGAAAACCGGTTTTACAGATCTTGCTTCAACAGGATTGTTAATTCATATTTCAGAGTTGGATATTAAAGTCAATACTGGAAAATCAGATTCGTATGTTTTTAATGATGTTGAAAATCAGAAACAGGCAGAAACCTATAAATACATTACAACTATGTATGAAGAGCTGCCTCAAACCCAAAAGTTTGCCATTTCAACCTGGGGAGTAACAGATAAATATACATGGCTTACAAGTTTCTGGCACTCAAAAGAATATCCATTGCTTTTAGATGCTGATTATAATAAAAAACCAGCTTATCAGGGATTCTTAGACGGATTGAAGTAG
- a CDS encoding PKD domain-containing protein produces MTIKLNHISKLKYLFLVLFAGLFSCEDDVREVYLYKKGELSATSTNTAIKGGETVTYTDASTKVRAIKWTFPGGSPGASIEPNVEVKYTKAGTFTTTLEITFVDNTTQKKTFTVEVEAPPTPPIVIPADALKIYSENPDFTKTAPVLNWVSSNQFVIKEVAQDGYEGAYRNFSLPATPPAAEAKWAMAILQFVNFTDISSYTYINMAVRTTSTGKIRFRMKDASNTGYVEFDATSNLYGLKRDGSWNMVKIPIADYKKQNPLLDLTKIKDILVLRSVDPEDVRALNNYTFDFDHIYLSK; encoded by the coding sequence ATGACCATAAAACTAAATCATATATCTAAATTAAAATACCTGTTTTTAGTTCTTTTCGCAGGTTTATTTTCCTGCGAAGATGATGTACGCGAAGTATACCTTTATAAAAAAGGAGAATTAAGCGCAACTTCAACAAATACAGCTATTAAAGGAGGCGAAACAGTAACGTATACTGATGCATCAACAAAAGTGCGTGCCATTAAGTGGACTTTTCCAGGCGGTTCGCCGGGAGCATCAATTGAGCCTAATGTTGAAGTAAAATATACCAAAGCAGGAACTTTTACAACCACTTTAGAAATCACCTTTGTAGACAATACAACTCAAAAGAAAACTTTTACGGTTGAGGTTGAAGCACCGCCGACACCTCCAATTGTTATTCCGGCAGATGCTCTTAAAATTTACTCTGAAAATCCGGATTTTACAAAAACTGCTCCGGTTTTAAACTGGGTTTCAAGCAATCAGTTTGTAATTAAAGAAGTTGCTCAAGACGGTTACGAAGGTGCTTACAGAAATTTTTCTCTTCCTGCGACACCGCCGGCTGCAGAAGCAAAATGGGCAATGGCAATTTTACAGTTTGTAAATTTCACCGATATCTCATCTTATACTTATATCAATATGGCAGTGAGAACTACAAGTACAGGAAAAATCAGATTTAGAATGAAAGATGCCTCTAATACTGGTTATGTAGAATTTGATGCCACAAGTAATTTATACGGACTAAAAAGAGACGGAAGCTGGAACATGGTCAAAATTCCAATTGCCGATTACAAAAAACAGAATCCGCTGTTAGACTTAACAAAAATCAAAGATATTTTGGTTTTAAGAAGCGTTGATCCGGAAGATGTTAGAGCATTAAATAATTACACTTTCGATTTCGATCATATTTATTTATCGAAATAA